The segment GGCGCGCGCCGTTTCAATGTCCGGCGCACCGCATCGCATCACAAGCTGCTCGGCCAGCCGATCGACGGCTGCCGCGCGATCATGCGCGGTCGCGTTCGTGACCACGACGAGGGTGGACCAGCCGAAACTGTCAATGCCGAGGAACCCGGCGCGGAATGCCTGCCGTTGCTTGCCGGAAAGCCTGGCCACATCGGCGCCGAAGAATAGGAAGGTGCCGGTCACCGCCCACTCGCCCGGTTCTGCAGCGCGCGAATAGACAAACGTGTCCGATGGATCGAGGCGGATCGTTCGCGGCAGCTTCAAAGCCATGGCGTGCCCGTCATCGGATCGAGCCA is part of the Mesorhizobium sp. L-2-11 genome and harbors:
- a CDS encoding DUF6505 family protein, producing the protein MALKLPRTIRLDPSDTFVYSRAAEPGEWAVTGTFLFFGADVARLSGKQRQAFRAGFLGIDSFGWSTLVVVTNATAHDRAAAVDRLAEQLVMRCGAPDIETARAAAEEEIEFAQSLCDHPPNTLIGVNRTSEQAGTRECFRTLHRKASRLEPATAFRFVAIEGEDASTEKFDLLALAGRQK